The window TTATTAATAGAAACAATATCGTCGGATGATAGCATGTGCCAAATGAAAATCGTTCTTTTTCTTCCCGATGGCTGCGCGAATTATTTTCTTTATAATCAAAAATATAGGCCAGCACACTTCCATGCGCATGGACACATTCCAGCGCGATCGATATTATTTGCAGATGTATATTGGATATCGGAAGTTTATACAGTATAGCAACCAGAACGAACTCAAGCGCCAGGTCCAGCTGGCCTTGCAGTAAGAACTTCGCGCTCAAAGCGTCCAGCATCTCTGGCAAGTGGCGGGGAGCCGGTGCCACCGCAACACTATTATCATACAACCCATGAATACGAAATCCGGTATGATAAAATGCTGCATGTGTAATTTTATATCCGTCTAATACACTTAAAAAACATATATTCCGCTCTTTAAACAATTCAGAGCTCTTCAACACACCTTCTATATCGGAAAAATCAACACTGCCACCCAGCAAAGCCTTGCTGAATAAAGTTTCTGCTTTTTCCCAACACTCTATATCGTGGCCCCACAATCCCCCCTCCTCAATAAGCGCGCGAACGTAACGCGCCTCTTCGCGCACATCGACACCCAGTCTCTGGGCCAACGCGACATTGTGGATGCAAGCCCCAAACCGGGCTCGCTCGCGGGTCACCCTATGCATAAATTCCGGCAACTTGAGGGGTTCTACCAAGCGACGGGATATATTCAAAGCAATGCGGTCGCCGAAACTGAAATAATTCAACAACAGAAATAGCATGGAGCATTCCGCCCATACTTTTT is drawn from Glycocaulis alkaliphilus and contains these coding sequences:
- a CDS encoding DUF6895 family protein, with translation MKILLSESCSCIIGNFDNISALSSNADSAESFLQVAVMDKHSPQYLDSCANNILMWFDEFFKTFAPLDPKSFRDKKISYEKVWAECSMLFLLLNYFSFGDRIALNISRRLVEPLKLPEFMHRVTRERARFGACIHNVALAQRLGVDVREEARYVRALIEEGGLWGHDIECWEKAETLFSKALLGGSVDFSDIEGVLKSSELFKERNICFLSVLDGYKITHAAFYHTGFRIHGLYDNSVAVAPAPRHLPEMLDALSAKFLLQGQLDLALEFVLVAILYKLPISNIHLQIISIALECVHAHGSVLAYIFDYKENNSRSHREEKERFSFGTCYHPTILFLLIIMYLDVDDLLPYVNSILYSAWNSPACGVMDILEGVRVRRLSEASPALAVGEMLAAAERYDLEKLASLLLASQPIGIIKPGGVVEHSLRQFLRLQARANGDFGYYDVEKALHGSVFGGVQQRVNQLVSEAIG